The Drosophila innubila isolate TH190305 chromosome 2L unlocalized genomic scaffold, UK_Dinn_1.0 4_B_2L, whole genome shotgun sequence genome segment AGGCAAACAGCGAGAGAGGAGATAGATAGCATTTTAGCTTCGTGCGCTAAACgctaaatttagttaaatgaCATAATAAGCCGTTCGTTGactttttactatttattatttacttttcaaaCTGTAGTCAGCAAAAGACCGTTAGCAGAtacttttcttgttgtttagTTAAGGAAAAGAAATCCGACATATTCACATTTTCCGATCAACAATTCGAGAGGTCACGCGGTGAAAATGCCTGAAAgcgagtttaaattgttggCAATGTTTCAATTTTCGCagtttgtattgttgttgcttatcgGCTGTGTGCtgctaaaataaaactaagccaacaacaaataaatatcgaCGTCATTTTAAGGCAGATAGATTTAGCAAggtattttgtatttggaGAACACCAAACAGCatctattattaaaatttatatattctccTACAAACTAAAACCGTGTGTATTTTTGGCAATGTCTGACCATGAACTGAAATTCACCGTTATTTGCATGTTGCACGCACGTTTTTAATCGAAATTCAGCTTACATTTGATGACATCAGATTATCACATTCCCGCACAGACACCGAGTCTAATCAAACGAGAACTGATAGTAAAAGTGATGCAAAGCAAGCGTCGATGCTCAATCCGTTCGTCTATTTCACAAAAATATTCGCACACCCGCACACTTACTTGATTTGCTTTTACCCACgttttctgttgttgcatttgtgcatttaatgtttattaagtAGATATGTTCATTATAGGTGTTTTAATGGGAGCACGgtgtgtttaaaaaataacaaaattgtaattatttcagCTGttctgtttatgtgtgtgtgttgtgaatTCTCTCCTCTTCTTCTGAACAACGTGTGTGAAATAGAGCTTATGAGCACTGTTGCCAGTTTAGCTATGTTATAGCTatatctggctattttcagagtttttTTGCtggaaatatttcaaaattgctatttGCTGGAGgtctggctattttaaatatatattcaccTAAGGTTTgctattcatatttttgataaaactgtgcaaaattacgcacaataaacaaatttaaatgctttctAGACAAAAACAGCTAGTATTCCCTTTAAATTTGGTAGCACTAGTGTGGAAGGCTGCCACACggtccaaaggctgccacactGCAAAATTTCCCGATCTCGCAGCATgtaccattttaatcaaattaaaattttggttgcaaccaaaaaaattaatatttttttttggaatttttctaAGTATTGAacatagaaatttttaaatgtttgcagAGTTATTGATAgattttgtagattttttcacattttgttaGAATTAATTTTCTCCCCGTGGGGTgccgaacttcaaaccttcattaaaatgttttcctgaattttatctaatttcgaaatttaaatttttatcaaattattaatttatttcaaagttattgcattttaaaatttgcactcacctaaatttaagttttccaGTGTGaccattaaattaattcatttaaataatcatcCTTATTtgatctaatttcgaattaaaaactttcatgaaattaatttattgctaaaAATCTAATAGAAATTCAAAGTGCTTGGTTAGTCGACAGATTATGGCGGTCGGACGATAGGCTAGTTAAATAATTCGATTGAATGTTATTAGCCGTGCTGTTAAGCAaatgttatttgaatttaagtttgaaaataaCGCGCAGCTTGTATAACTTTATATTTTcgtcttttgtattttttatatttttagttattgtaAGTATAAAATGCAGTTGAGCAGCTAAGAGCTGTAGGTCATAATAAACTAAAGCTATGGGCACATTAACCGTTGTCTAAGTACAATGAACACTTTTCAGTTTAAGGCGAACCATATGGCATGGGCGTTTCTATATATAGGATGTCTGTAGTTGTAGGTTGAAGGCATGCCGGAGCAGCTAGGAAATATCACGCAAAGCGTTCAGTTTGGTGCCGTCCATATCGAAGCAGCGACAGTTGCAGGACGACACTGGACATTCGGAATTTTGcctgaaaataaaagattgtTTAGAGAATTGATAAGGGATAAGATTCGCTTTAGGACTCACTTGAACCATTGCATAATGTGCTCGGTGTGGCCACCGTGACGACATGTCTGACACCAGGAGAACCACTTGGAGAACGGTTTCATTTGCCAGCCGACCTGGAGATCCGTTAAATTCGATTCTCCTGCGTTCGTGCACGTGTTCATCATGGTGCCCATGTGCATCACGCAGAGAGAGCAGCGGGGCAAGGGCTTTCGGCAGCTGGGACACGAGGATAAACGATTTGTGCTCGTGCTGGTGCTTCGAGGACGCGGTTCATCCAACAGCGCATTCGTTACGGATTTGCCACAGAAATTGCAGGACAAATAAACGGTTCTGGAACTGCGCGAAGATGGACGGATATTCTCGATCCTAATGTCCAGCTCGGCACGCTTCTCCCAGAGTCCCCAGCTGTTGAGATAGTCCAGATAGCTGGCAATCCAGTACTGTATGCGATTGTTGGTGAAATGCTCGTTGCGGAAGTAATTGATGGCCACCAGGGCCACAGTTTGCACATCGAAACTGGCATCCATATAGGCTTGTAGTATATTGATGCCATCTAACGATTCCCCTGTGAGGAGCAGACCATTGAGATCTCCGCCTTCGATGGCACGTTGAATGCGCTGTTTTATATAATCCGCTAGTTTGGTCTCCGATAGATATTTACAGGCAAAGGCCACACGATCCGCTAGAGAAACGCCCTCCTCTTTGAGCACCGCATCAAAGTTATCCTTCTCCATGGTGAGGAATGAGAAGATGGCACGCAAATGCGGATCCTGTATCTGCATATTGGCCGTGGAACGTTGATTCTTCCACGTGGAGCTGCAACGATCCGCATTAAAGCTGGACAGGGCAATGGCCGTGATGCGATACATGCTCGGATCCCGCATCTTATCCGCCGCTTGCGACAGTATATTGCAGGCAGCCAGCACCTTCAGGTGGAACACACAGATCATGGCGGCCCGACTGAACTCCTTGTTGGCATAGAGCTCATCTATAAATCTGTCCAGCTCGTGCTCAAAGCACCAGCCACAAAGCTGCAGCGCCAGATCCCGCTGTTCACTCCTGGAACGAAGGAATATTATAAGTAAATGTTAAActtaaaacagccataactaGCTTGATGTTTGTCCGATCTTGGTTGAATTTGGCAATATAATGGGTCGTAATTACAGAAAACGTTAGCCATCAGAAAGATCAATCTGTCATAGAAACTGTGGGCAGAGCCGCCAAAGATTGCAATCACTCAAATCTAGAAGTTAAGGATTCCTCTATGGGAATCAAGGATTTTACTAGTAATgagtcggagatgcctccttctccctttcTCACATACGGCTACAATATACCTGTATACTTTGGAATAATAATGGAGCAACTGCATCCAGTTGGCGTTATTTCCACTTACCGATAGCAGATGAGTTTGTTGGAGTTGTTGATGCCATCGGGCCATTGGAGCACCTGTGATTCAAGGCGCGGACTCGCCTCTGAAGTATGCCCCAGATTGATGCCCAACGTGGCCTTTAATCCCGTCAAGCGTTCCTCACAGAACACATTGTTCAATGTGGCCCAAACATTGCGCAGATAGCGACTTAGATTAACATCGGCAAATCGTTTGTTATCCGGCTTCATGCCGTAATCTTGTAGAGCACGTTGCCGTGTCTCCTGCAGGAGATCCTCCTCAAAGAGTTCCCGCTCCAGGAAGTCGAAGCTCAAGGAGGAACCCACGTTGTAGTCACTTAAGGAGCTGTGTGTGCTGCAGCTGCTCggttgagttgttgttgttggagaAGTTGAACTTGTCACATcattggcaacagcagcagcagcaggagccgGAGCATATAGAGGACGTTGCATCAACAGTGGCAACTTGCTCCGATTGCTGTACGCCGTGTGCAAACTGGCGGGCAGGCGAAAGTCGAGTATATTGAGTGCATCCGCCAGGAGAAGCATTCTTTCAAAGTCCCGCGGATGCCAGGAGAGCCAATTGACGGCGGCAAACTTGCCACTATGCTGATACTTGGCCGGGAATGGACTTATCTGTCGCTTCACATGGTAAACCTCTCGACTGGACTCGTTGTCCACGCTGCGTATGTCATAGAGTGTGATGTAGGGGGAATCCCTCTGCAGCGAGGACAACAACGAGGTGCGTGTCGGACACCAGGCGATCTGCATGTGATTCCTTGAGGATTGGATCTGCCTCAATGGGCGCTCAATGGCACGCAGATCCCAGAGCATTATCACCGAGTCCACATAGCTGCACAGATAATTGCCATTGGGAGCCACCGATAATCCATGGACATTCTTTGTCGGTATTGACTGACAGGTGGCATTGCCCTCTAGAAGATTACAGAAGATTGCAGTTAGATTGTTGAATTGACATTTGAATCCTTTCAACTTACGTCGCAGATCAAAGAGTTTTATCAATTTCTGGCTCATGCCGGCGATGAGGACGCGATGATTGTGATCCCAGCAGAGGGAATTCGAGGATTCCGAGAGGCCAAAGAAATTGGCCGTTTCCTTGGGCACGCCACGTTCAATGTCCCAGATGGTGATGCACGAATCCGAGCGATGTTTATCATGGCCAATGGCCAAAATGTTGGCATCCAACTCGTTCCAGGCCAGACACGTACACATGCGCTGCTGTCGCGGTGCTACAAAAAGAAGCAATCAGAAATCATCGCTGGATCGCCTGTAGCGGGTGCTTACTGTACTCCCAGCTGCTGTCGTAGGTGTCCCGAAAATTGCATATGCCAATTTTGCCATCGGCCAGGCCAACGGCTATAATCGGCTGATCACTGTGATAGGAGGCGGCCACACAGCGGGCATATTGATACCTCGTCTCATTGGACAGATAGTTGACGGGTATATAGGGCAATCGACTCTTTTGGAGCACTTCATCTTTGTTGCTGCGCACTTCGTATAAATTAATCTCCTGCCCCCATGAGACGAACTTGTCGGGAAAGTTGGGAAACCAACTGATGCCGTGTATATTGCCGCTCATTTTGAGCTTAGTTCGTGTTTAACTTCTAATCAATCCTAAATTGCGTCGCTTTTTTATTATCTGataaaaacagcaaacaacaaaagcagctgaTTGTGGCGATGTTGCCACATCCCAAAAATTAGTTTTCTGTTAAATAGCAGTAACTGAATTTTTTAACAGGTGGCGTGTACAGAAGTTGTCTCCAAGATGGCGTTCTTGTGCTGTGTTTTATAGCAATTAGCTAACGCTCTTACTTACCAGCTGCCAGCCTTGCCTCTAGATGgcgctaaaaattaaatttgcaagctgaaatttgaaaatgtgatTCGTTTTTACCATCTGTTTGAATATTGTGTCATCTATGGTTCCACCTGAACGCACACACATGTTCCAGATAAGAGCAAACATAAAAGCTGTTATtctatcgtttttttttttttaaacttattttctgCTGCTTTATAAGGTGCCCAATGGTTAACTACTCAAGTGAATCGACGTCATAAATGCATAATTGGCAGTTGGGGAACCTTTTAATGGTCTTATTCCGCGCAACTGTGCCGTGAAATGAGCTGGGCTCTATCACAATTTCCATACCTCGATTTAGTCTCAAgttaaatgttgttaaagTCGCGATTAAAAActatgttatatataaatacttattcaTTGAATCTCGTTTACTGCCATCATAAATTAACAACCAATTCCAATTTTGTGCTgtgcatttatataaatacgaATGTTCTCGAcaattcaattgcaaaaattataaaacgaGAACAAAAGCAGTTGCTTtctatgaaaaaattgaatgcgCAGATGTCATGCGGTGCatagcggaaacggaaacaaAGCAGCATCAAAAATGTCTGCCAATAATCCCCTCCAACGACCACGCATTCGGGTCATAATCCACAATATAAAGCTGGTCAGTAATGTCAGTACTGCCATACGCATATCTATCAAATATCCATCAcattcatcatcatcataatcgtTATCATCGTCAGTATGGTGAGCTTATTTTGTGCGTTGGcttaattgatttcatttgcaaaaatttcaataaaagaataattgGAAATGTGAAGGGTGAGTATCAAGTGAAGCATACCCTGCTATCGGATCAGACATATcataacatatacatatatatttatagtcaTTTAATTAGCATAAGTAATCAATTTTGgagttcaaaaaaaaaactaatttaaatatctaatttttttttcgcttatCAGAAGAATCGAACGTTTTCTTGCATGCCTCCTATCAGTTTAAGCTAcagagcattaaaaaaaaaaataaaaaataataatattaatattaataataattactatgCCCCAGGCCTCGTCaactaataattatttaaatattcaacttATTGCAATTGTGCATATTCGATAATAAACTATGTTTGTGCCCCGAAATATAAGTATTGTTTCCCTTTTTCCAATTTCCCTACTTTGCAAAGCTTGATTTATTTGTCCCAGTAAAAtcgacaataacaaaaaatgttgttttgtataaataaatgttgtgcCAGGCTACAAATCAGCGTAAAtcatatttgattaatttatagaaatacCCAAAACGAATTAtgcaataaaatcaattgagctctgcattttattaattactcaCATAGTACATCCGAAATGtttattgtaatatatattacttttaatttcgTGCTTATTTAAATCGTTTTAGTCTCTGAACAATGTATaggtttaatttatttacgtGCGACTATTTTATAGGTGCTCTTAATTATATGGAATCGATTTTAGAAAgactataattaataatatatataaatattaatatattaatataattagatATTCTTAATTGGACAAAATATGTTGACATTTACctcatttattattgaatgaTTTTGAGatcttttaagtttttattattttgtaatagaTTCTTTGGTGTAGTTAGTATTTAACTTTCTGAAGTAtttcgtttttaattaatgataaTGTACACAGTAAGTTATAAAAGTATGCGAATCATATTCAGTAACAGCTCAACTGATACACAGTACACTTAATATTCCATGTAATTTCTTGCATATTCATAGGGCCGAGTTGGAGGATTGTCATATATCAATTTTGCATCGTTTAGcattgcacaaaaaaaatacaagataaatatagagacagagacagcaaaagcaaaaaaaggaaatgagGGAGAGCAATTGGGAGTATGATAATAATAACGAGCGCCaatgaaattgcaaaattaatgcCTCTCATGTAAATGTGTGGCATGCATATTTCATGACAACGCGGcaaagcttaaaaatcaacaacaataacaacatgtCATCTTCTAAGATAGGCATGCTCGACTAGAATGTACTCTGTAAATGAGTCTTAAGTACATAAGACACATTAAATTCCTATTAATAAGGTGTGAAAAATAACCTTGAACTTAAGAtaataagataaaaatatatttaaatttataaacttgaAATCTTGAgtcttatatttattcatttaaattataaattaatcttatttctgaaattttatattaaaataaagagcaagtgttttttttagaaacttttaaattaaaattgcaaattaataattatgttgtaatgtttttaaagACACTCTGTAAAATGatcataaatatatcaaagtTCTTTTTGCGTCAGATCTTCATAACATTTGCCATTTACCCAACTTGACGATACCCTGTGGATTTCATCTATGCCAATAAGGTatgacaacaaaagcagcaaatgTGCCCCGAGTGCGCATTTAACTTAAATGGGTCGTGTCTTTATATGTCTCGCTTCGCCGTTCGTCACTGTATTtatgcattatttatatttgttttcaaaatgcTTCGTTTTTATGACACTGAGTATGCATGTGTGCTTGTCGGTTTGAATTTGTATGTGTACGTTGTGTGATTCTTTTTGGTCgctgttttcttcttttttattttgtttttatcatttatgaacatattaaaaaatatttatttatatttatgcagCAGTTCGCAtcgaaacatttttttacgAGTCGCCCGCGCATATGCAACGATTTTTTCAACAGCCATTTTGTcaatatgcgtgtgtgtgtgtgtgttttcgtGAAGAGGAAATgcatgtataaaattaaatggaggagctcaatttgtatttgttatccttattgttttttgtttacagcGGAAAGGTTTACAAATACTCGTAGTTGACAGCAagaaatatgtatatcaaTTTGTACCACAATTAAACCATATTTACTTTCAACTTGTTGCAAGAACTTTTACTATAACATATAAccatttatgtttaataattctgtttttataataactcTTTACTAGTATTTGCTTTGCTTAAGAGTTGCCATATGTTCTTTCTCATTATCatgatcatttttttatttaatccaCTTTAACtctttctaaataattatgatctcagttttgtatttttcgcTTCTTTCATCATTTTCcgtttcatatattttatttactaataaATTTCGCATTGTGGCAGATACAAAGCGACAATTCCATTCGAATGCAGTTTATTTATAGAGCGAGGGTCGTTCGTAAAGTTTATAGTTAAGCTTCCACTTCTTAGTAGTTTGGTGTGTCAAACCCCATTTGCAACATGCCAacactatttaaattttatgtctataattttctttgaaacttaaacaatttataacgTTTAAAATGTCACTGTAATTTGACTTATTCTGACTTTTATCTGTTCAATTTTCATAGTTCCACACTTCACTTTATTATTCGCTTAATTTCCGCTTCCATTTCCCACACTCAGTCACCTTTTTGTTGCACCATTAAAAACTCTACTACAACCAATTGAACAACCCACGTCACATAGTTGCCTCCTCCATGTTGTGCAGTTGCTCccttgttggtgttggtgttattattgttgttgtttctctccAACGTTGCCGTTGACACttcctgtttttgttttgtcctTTGCTCTGCTCGAGTCGCGACTGCTGTATCGCGTTTTAAAGTGCAATTTTATGAGCCGTTAACagcacattacgtatacgtattgCATGCAGTCAGTGTACAcagatgcacacacacacacatttatatatatatatatatatattcagtaCACTAGCAACGTCATAGATTAAGTTATTGTTGATTTGCAGATTTGACAATTTATTGAAGCAGAAAATTcgcaattttacaaatttattaccGAACGACTGTAAAAGGGGGCTGCAAAATGGGGCGTGGCAGGACAGGGTGTGTCGCGCTTGCTTCcgttatgtaatttttatttgtatttatttatgtgttttgttTAAGACACTTGACAGTTGCATATGCACACGTTGTACAACACTGGACGACAGCAAAATTAATTGGAAAACATATCAAGAAAATGCTGGAAAAAATCAGCAACTAGCTGCTAGTCGAACAGTTGGTCACGCCCCGAAAAAAAAGACACAACGCCCAATCTGATAATTTGTGAATTTGGTGTGGGAAAACGCAATATTCggtttaattgcttttttgcgcattatttgcataattagAATTTGAGTTTAGAGATGATATCGATAGCGGTATtggtattatttatattcattttatatttttttttataaaaatttaaaatttttaaaatttttaacaagatAGACAAATAGCAGATTTAATTATGTGACAGGTCGGCGACTCAAGCTAGAGAGTCACGGGATctcacaatatatatttatatttatttgtatatttatcaTGTCACGACTTGTGCTCATCTCTAATTGCAGTAATGCCTCCTGCACAAATATGCGTGCTGTGCAAattcgattttaataattggAAATTTATCTGGCTGTAAAACTTAGTTGCTCTCAAAATGTGTAACATACTTTTCAGCTTGCATGTGTATTTTAGTAAatgaaattgctttttaatgGGCGATGCGTTTTTGCCAACTAACATGATTTGGGCTCGATTGATTTGGCAGTTAACACACTCGTCAAAAGTGGgcgaaaaaacaaatttgagagaaataattttcaaaaatttgcaaattgcttGCTGTCAACGCCCTCGAAAAAGAGGGGCGTGCCACATACAGTGCCTGTCGCTGATCGCTTGTTAAGCTTGACGTTCTACATGACAACAGGCAGTCAAAGTCACAGTCAAAGTCGCAGTCAAAGTCGAGGCAGGATGCAGCACATCCTTGGTTAACTTCGAGTCTCTCTTTTGTTGCGAATGCGcgtatctatgtatgtgtgtgtgggtgtgtgtatgcggGTGTATGCTTGAgtggcgtgtgtgtgttgccaattccatttttgcaattgtattGACATGCCAATGGGATTGTTACTTCTGCCAGGCTGCATGCTTTTTATCCTTTGCTGATGCGACAAATTGACAGACGCATCGAAATGGATCTGACGAACttattaataatcttagaTACAATCTACTTCGTATCGTGAATGACTTAAGTCAAAATGTCAATTGTCAgcttataatgaaaattaaattaatctcGAATTGCAGAAAATGTACATAAGGTCGCTGTCAAGACCTTAAAAGCAGTTTAAGATAATTACtcgaaatgtatttaatttaaaccacAAAGTggtttttatgattttgctagaacatgaaaagtttttacattttctgaaATTgcatagtttatatatttattttaaattcgcattcgctttaatttatatgtgcTTTGACGCCTCTGtactaatttcatttattatacgaaaatgttttaattaattacgtatttatgaaaaaatataaacatttcttttgctaacgaaatatttgattgCAGCTCTTACATattcttaattaaatcaaattgctTTATAATATGCTCGTTAAAACtgcaataaattgcatttaaagaaaatattattttatatgtggCCAGAAaatgttcatatttttaatgaaacgaaatatcaattaaaagaaaaacacaaaacagagaaacaatttcaaatttaattttttcttgtggcctttttataatataatatttcacaaaaatatttgatacgCTGGATAAACATATATGAATAATTTTCTGATAGAGAAAAATTGACTGGAAAATACCCATTATCcaattgtattgaaatttgCAGGGTGAAGCacttttatattcttttctcTTTATGTATTGTGTAAGTACTTTGCTGGAGCAATGtcaaatatttagttatgTTCTCAAAATCGTTGCTTACTAACGCAATTTCATGCTACCTCTTGCACTCATTCCCAcggttacagggtattaaaaaaagcTGGCCATGGCctgatgaagaaaaaaaatatgtcggccatatttttgtttgaatacAACTTTTGCATAACAAGGCCAACGCGGTTGAACCCAACAAATACGcccactgccacgcccacagacCGGGTGAATATGacatgtttattatttgcttgCTCCACATTTGCTCCACTCGCAGGGTGCCACATGGGGCACCAGGAAGAGGGAGTGGGGTTGTCGTAGATGCTGTCGGAATTGTGCttgtaaattataattcaattaatgaaTTTGCGCGGTGAACTAATTTGCGTACTCCAATGTGGGAAACAGGCTAAAAGCTGAGGGGGACAGACTCATCAGTGAGTCGCTGCACG includes the following:
- the LOC117781886 gene encoding GATOR complex protein MIOS; the protein is MSGNIHGISWFPNFPDKFVSWGQEINLYEVRSNKDEVLQKSRLPYIPVNYLSNETRYQYARCVAASYHSDQPIIAVGLADGKIGICNFRDTYDSSWEYTPRQQRMCTCLAWNELDANILAIGHDKHRSDSCITIWDIERGVPKETANFFGLSESSNSLCWDHNHRVLIAGMSQKLIKLFDLRQGNATCQSIPTKNVHGLSVAPNGNYLCSYVDSVIMLWDLRAIERPLRQIQSSRNHMQIAWCPTRTSLLSSLQRDSPYITLYDIRSVDNESSREVYHVKRQISPFPAKYQHSGKFAAVNWLSWHPRDFERMLLLADALNILDFRLPASLHTAYSNRSKLPLLMQRPLYAPAPAAAAVANDVTSSTSPTTTTQPSSCSTHSSLSDYNVGSSLSFDFLERELFEEDLLQETRQRALQDYGMKPDNKRFADVNLSRYLRNVWATLNNVFCEERLTGLKATLGINLGHTSEASPRLESQVLQWPDGINNSNKLICYRSEQRDLALQLCGWCFEHELDRFIDELYANKEFSRAAMICVFHLKVLAACNILSQAADKMRDPSMYRITAIALSSFNADRCSSTWKNQRSTANMQIQDPHLRAIFSFLTMEKDNFDAVLKEEGVSLADRVAFACKYLSETKLADYIKQRIQRAIEGGDLNGLLLTGESLDGINILQAYMDASFDVQTVALVAINYFRNEHFTNNRIQYWIASYLDYLNSWGLWEKRAELDIRIENIRPSSRSSRTVYLSCNFCGKSVTNALLDEPRPRSTSTSTNRLSSCPSCRKPLPRCSLCVMHMGTMMNTCTNAGESNLTDLQVGWQMKPFSKWFSWCQTCRHGGHTEHIMQWFKQNSECPVSSCNCRCFDMDGTKLNALRDIS